The following is a genomic window from Adhaeribacter radiodurans.
GCTCGTTGAACATATCATAACCGAATGCCCGCAGATTACGCCCGGTAAAAGGTTCAATAAAAATAATGGGCGTGTAAAACAAGCGGGTACCCGCCGGATTTACCGTATATTCCGGAAATCCAGTACTTCTAATCTCTTGAATATGTTTGGTTAATTCATTGGCACGAACAATAGGAGCAAAGCCAATGCCCTGGATGCCTGGATAATTTTTACTTACTTCTAAAGCACCAATGTATTTTTCCCATTCTAAATGTGTTACCTTGCCGGAAGCCGCAAACAAAGCTTTCCCACCTTTCAAAACCTGAAAGTAATTAATCACCCGGCTCCGTAAAGCCTCTCTGGCCTGAACAGTTTTTGTTATGAACTTTCTTTCATTTTGCTCCTGCTCTTTGTTTTTGAGAGTATAAAAAACAAAGAGTGTTACAAACAATGAAAAAAAAAGAGCAATTGAAGCGGAAAAATAATTTTGTAAAAACTTCCTTATGTAAACAACCATAGAAAAGTGCAAGTTAATCGTACTTATATCAATAAATAAGCAGCCAATCCTGTTATAAGTACTAAAATAAGATAAAAATATCAGAATTCTATATTCTAAAACAGCAACTCCCCGAAAGTAAATCTTATTCGAACTTGGTAAATCTTACCTGAAATTATTTTAACGTAGTTATATTTTTTTAGAAGCGGCAAGTAGTCTTTTCTATTCCTAAACCTAGTATCAAGAAAGTAAATGTTGAGTTTTTGTGTAATTTGATTTATGAACAATAAATGTTTTAGTAAAGCTATTACGATATTTTGAATAGTAAATCATTATTGTGCCATTACCACAATAGATAAAAGAAACTATTTTAATTTTACTAAGATGTAGAATTTAGACAAATAAAGTTTGTTTTTATAGACGGAAGAAAATACTAAGTAGCATACTTAATGGCCTTATATTCAGGTTGATAAAAACAGGTTTAAGAACGAGCCAGAACTTTTAAATTCAAAGATACTGCTAATGCCAAATAGCATCAAAAATTATGTTAAAAGTATCTTACAGCCATTTTTTTAAGAAAGCCATTATATCCCGACGCATTTCGGCGGTTTCGAGGTGGCCTACAGGGTAAACTTTTAACTTCCAGGCATCCGATGCATTTTCAGCGGCATAAACTTTTTTCAGATCAGCATCTATTTTTTCCAAGCCTTTTTGGGGTGTTAGAGGGTCGAGGCTGCCGGCTAATCCAAAATGCGGACGAGGTGCAATAAGAGCATTAATACTGGAAGTAGTAAAATGATTTAACAGATCGGGCACGTAATAATAAATACCGTGTCGGTCCAGTCCTTTATCTTCTATTAAGGCTTGAAAATCAGTTAAGCAATTTAAATCTACGGTAACTTTAATGCGCTCGTCCAAGGCAGCCAGCCACCAGGCCATAGTACTACCCATTGACATACCCATGGTAGCAATGCGTTTGGTATCTACCTCGGGCCGGGTTTCCAAATAATCAAGAGCCCGCAAATTATCGTATACCATCATCCCCCACATTACCTGGCCTTTCCAGAGCATTTCTTTAAAAATATCTATTTCGGGACGGCCGCTCCGTTCCCCAAACCCCCAGCTATCAATACATAAACCCGCATAGCCGGCTCTTGCCAATGCAAGGGCGTAAGGTGGACTTTGCATTTCTTTGCGGCCTTTTACAAACTCATTTTTACCTACCTCGTATTGCCCAAAATGCGAATGGTTAAACAACACCACCGGTATCTTTCCTGTAACTTTTTTCGGTTTAGTAAAATAAGCAGGCACTAATTCCAATCCATTTAAATCCAGGAGTAATTTTTCTATTACTATTTCCTCCGTTTCTTCTCGGGCAACTACCTTCGCCGAAATAGGGCGGTTCCGGCTAGGTAACCGACCTAATAGTTGATATAATGCCTGTCGTTGTTTTTGTTTTTCTTCGGTAGATGTAGACGCAGAGGTGTTTTTAACCATTTTAGCAGAATTTTGAGAAAAGACAGGAAGTACTAGGTTAAAAACCAGGGCACCAGTTATTACCAATAGTATTGGTTTCACGGTAAAGTTGGGCATTGCTTATATTATTAAGTAAAACAGCAGTAAAGAATAATTTAACCACTCGACTTGAATTTTTTACTATAAACGGAGAACTATTAAGTTTATAATAATTCTTAATGGTAGAACCAAAGTCAAATAAATATTGAACAAATAAATTTAAAATCTAAAATTACGCAAGCTACAGCCCTTGAGTAAAAAAGTAAATCTTGTTGGAGATTAAATCTACTTTTTACTATGCCACATAGATTTAAAAATAAGTACAACAAAATTTGCTACCACATACCAAGGTAATTTACTAAAAGGAAGCCTTTCGTCTAAAATCCTGGTACTTGTGTCTTATTAATTAAATTAATTAAATTTTCAGAGGCGGTGAAAGGCTTCGACACATTCCTGCTTATTATATTCTAACAAATCCGAAAGTAGTTATTAGTATCGGATAGTGGCGAACCTTTGATTAATTCGTGCTTTTATCTTTTAATTTAATCAGTAAAAAATAAAAGACTTTTTTCTATTTTAGAGGATTATCCCTTGTCGAAAAATAACAAACTAATCGGTTCAGAAAAGCTAACATTTTAAACATTTGGTACTATGATAAAATATTTACTTTGTTTATTCATTCTGTTCAGTGTATCCTTAAATTCTTCCGGGCAAAATAATAAAATTAGAGTACTGGTATTTGGTGCGCATCCCGATGATTGTGATATATCCAGCGGTGGCGTAGCTGCGCTTTATGCCGCTGCCGGGCACGCCGTAAAATTCGTTTCGCTTACCAACGGCGACAAAGGCCACCAGAAAATAAGTGGCGGCGAGCTGGCTCAGCGGCGCTACAAGGAGACTCAGGAAGTAGCTCGCCGTCTTGGGGTTGAATACGAAGTCCTGGACAATCACGATGGCGAACTAATGCCAACTCTGGAAAACCGTTTAGCCGTAATTAAGCGCATTAGAGAGTGGAAAGCAGACCTGGTGATAGCCCCACGCCCAAACGATTACCATCCGGACCACCGCTATACGGGTGTGCTGGTGCAAGATGCGTCCTTTCTGGTTATTGTGCCTAATATTTTAAGCAGTGTGCCCGCCCTGGCTAATAATCCTGTTTTCTTGTATGCCCGCGATAATTTTCAGCGGCCTAATCCTTTCCGACCCGATATAGCGATTGATATAACCCCGGTTTTTGGGAAGAAATTAGATGCTTTAGATGCGCATGTGTCGCAGGTATACGAATGGTTGCCGTGGATTGACCACGATACTTCGGTTCCTAACGCGCCGGAAGAGCGGAAAAAATGGCTGGCAAAACGATGGTTAGGTCGGTCGCAACCCAATCCCGAGATAAAGCAAACCCTCGAAAAATGGTACGGAGCCGAAAGAGCCGCTAAAGTTATTAATGTAGAAGCTTTCGAAATTTGCGAATACGGTAAACGCCCGACCGAGGCCGATATTCGCCGTTTATTCCCGATGTTACCCGTAGCAAAACCTTAAAATTTTTAGGAAATACTAAACCGCCTGCACCTGCTTACCCAAATAAGAAGGAAAATTTAGCAGGTTTTGACAACACCATTGTCTGAAACCTGAGTTGGGAAAGAGAAAACTATTCATTTCCTTTATTTGAGTAATCCTTCAAGGAATTAACTGGCAGAAAAGAGGAACCTGGAGGAGTGGTTCCCTCCCACAACTTAGAAATGCCGGTATTCCCTGCTCCAGATTTATCAAAAAACAAAAGAGCCCATCTTTTAGGTGGGCTCTTAATAAAACTGTTCGAAAACAATTAACTTATTTTACTTGATTCGCTAGCATTTCGATTAAGTCGGCAGCACGGGCAGAGTAACCTGCTTCGTTATCGTACCAACCTACCACTTTAACTAAATTACCGCTGATAGAAGTTTGTTCGGCATCGAAAATACAAGAGTGCGTATTACCTACGATATCTACAGATACAATAGGATCTTCGGTGTATTCCAAAATACCTTTAAATTCAGCTTCGGCCGCTTTTTTGAAAGCAGCATTTACTTCTTCTTTAGTAGGTGTGCTTTTTAAAATGGCAGTTAAGTCGGTTAACGAACCGGTTGGAACCGGAACGCGCATTGCAATACCATCTAGTTTACCATTCAGGTGAGGCAATACCAAACCAACCGCTTTAGCAGCACCAGTAGAAGTAGGGATAATAGAAAGCGCAGCAGCCCGGGCTCTTCTTAAATCTTTATGCGGGGCATCGTGCAAATTCTGGTCAGAAGTATAAGCGTGGATTGTAGTAATATAGCCTCTATCAATTCCAAAAGCATCGTCAAGTATTTTTGCCATTGGAGCCAGACAGTTGGTAGTACAAGAAGCATTAGATACAATGGTTTCTTCACCCGTCAGGATATTTTCGTTTACTCCTAATACTACGGTAGCCACTTTACCTTTTGCTGGTGCCGAAATTACTACTTTTTTAGCTCCAGCCGCTAAATGCGCGCCGGCGCTTACATCGTCCACAAAACGACCAGTTGATTCCAGTACTACATCTACTCCTAGTTTTCCCCAGGGCAGGTTTTTTGGGTCACGTTCGGCGAATACTTCAATCCGCTGACCGTTAACAGTTAAACTTTGCTCATCGGCGGTAACCGTACCGTTAAATTTACCGTGTACCGAGTCGTACTTTAATAAATGAGCAAGGGTATTATTATCAGTAAGATCGTTGATCCCTACAATTTCTACGTTTTCTCTTCCTAATAACGATTTGAAAGTAAGGCGGCCAATACGACCAAATCCATTGATGGCAACTTGTATTTTTGGCATGATAACTACAGTTAAGGGGTTAATATAATAGGGGCGAATTTATTAATCTATATTTTTAAAACAAATTATTTTATTCTTTAGTTGAAAAGCGGCGAGTTTCGTGTTTTATTGAAAATATTTAAATTTTAATAAAACTTTTGGAAAAAAGTAACCGGCCATCTATATTTGCACCACCAAAATAATACGGCAAACGTTTATTCAGGTTCATATACGGCCCGTTCGTCTAGGGGTTAGGACACCAGATTTTCATTCTGGTAACAGGGGTTCGATTCCCCTACGGGCTACAAAAAGCCTCTCTGCTTAAACAGAGAGGCTTTTTTATTTTCTCTAGAAATTACCTTTTCTGGTTTACTATACTTTCCTGGATAGACAAAGCGAGCAAGATTACTTTTGTGAAGTTTAGACATGCCACAAAGGCAAAATAGTGTTTATTAGTTTTCGTATAAAATCAAGATTAAAAAGTCCTCTACTCTCCTACCCTCCTAACCTATTGTTATAGTAGGCAACAATTTATAGTTACCATACACTTTCAAAACTGACTTCCTTTTTTAATAGTACATTTTAACACATTACCAATCATACTAAGTTTGTTTTTCTTAACTTTAATTCATGGAAAACAAGGTTGTGCGTTCTATTTTAGATTTAATTCAGAATTAAAACTTAAGGGTTATAATGTGTTTCAAATTGAAAGTGATGGCGCGGTTTCCCGGCTTTCGTCCGTATTTCTGGAACTCCTGAAACGGCAATTCCTGATCGAAAGTACCGACCGGCCACTTAGGTTGAAGACGGCGCTGGACTATGCTCAATACTTAAATGTGCATGTTAATTACCTCAACCGGGCGGTATTGGAAGTAACCGGTAAGCCTACTACGGCTCACATTGCCGACCGCATTATTAGTGAAGCCAAAGCCTTGTTGCAGCATACTAACTGGAACATTGCCAATATTGCTTACGCCTTAGGTTTTGAATACCCTACTTATTTTAATAACTACTTTAAGCGCATATCCGGGACAAACCCAAAGTCCTAGCGGTCCCGGGTGGTTTGAAATTCTTAATTTACTATTACAATAGCCAATTTACTATTCAGAAAAAGTTCGCAATGAAACACGGGCACTCTTATCCCTTTAAGCCACTTTCTTCACAAAGGAGCTAACCTTTATAATGTTAGTCCTTCATTACATGATATCTCTTATTAATCTCCCAGGCGCTCACGATACTCTTTAGGCGGGACGCCTAGAACCTTCCGCACATACCTGGTAAAAAAGGACCGACTCGAAAAATTCATTTCATCGGCAATCTCAGAAATATTCAGGTTTTTGTTTTGCAATAAAAGCATAATCCTTTCTCTTGCATAGCGTTGAATCCATTCGGAAGCAGTAATATCTGTATTTTGTTTGCATATATAATTTAAATACTTAGCGGTAATATGCAGCCGATTGGCGTAAAATTGTACTTCGCGTTCTTTCATACAATGTTCTTGTAGCAGTTGCATAAAGCGCTCATAAAGAGATCCGCTTTCTAAGGTTCGTTTCCGGTGTTCATATTCATTCGCAAACGTGTGCCACATTTCCAAAATGAATAACTGCATCTGCAACTTCAATACCTCAGAATAAAAACGGTGACCTGTTTCTAAAAACTTATCGGACAGAAGATGAAAATTTGAAAGCACTTTTTGCTTGTAAGTTTTATCGTTCAAATGCAATATTGGATTCTCTTTGGAGTGCAGTAACACATCAATACTCCAGCTCTGATCTGGAATATTAGCGAACAGGAAATCTTTTTCTACCAATAAAACCGTTGCTTTAATATTTTTTGAAAAAGTGAGATTTGCCAAATTGCTGTCGGCAAACCAAAACACAAATTCTCCGGCCTTACACTTATAGGGCCGATCGTTAAAAAGAAAGCTTAGACTTCCCCGGTGGCAAAAGATATGGGTATGAAAATGCAGAATGAAATCATCGGGCAGCTCTAGATTTCCTTCTGCTTTGAGCAATATAACCTTATCCATTTTTTCTTTCTCCATTGCCATTAGTCTTCGCTTAAACAATAATAAGAAATATGTGACATTATATGCGTAGTAAGTGTAACAAATAGCGTTTAAAGAATGGATTTATTTGCAAGCTGTAACGTTAAAGGAATATGAAAACGCAACCAGATATTTTTCAACGACTGTTAAATGGCGAAACTATTCCATTTAACGATGCCGATTATTCTCAAATCATGCATGCGTGTAATGATACCCGAGGGCTGCTGGTCCGGCTGAACAATGAAGCAAACCCGGAAGCAATCAGAAAGCTGTTAGGCCAAATTACCGCTTCCGAAATTGATAGGACCAGCATGGTTTTTCCACCCTTTCAAATTAATTACGGGAAGAACACCAAAATTGGCAAAAATGTATTTATCAATTTCGATTGTACTTTTTTGGATTTGGGAGGCATTACCATTGAAGATAATGTAATGCTGGCGCCCAAAGTTTGCCTGCTGTCGGAAGGGCATCCTGTTTCGGTAAATGATAGGCAAATGCTTACAGCGGGAAAAATCCATATTAAAAAGAATGCCTGGATAGGTGCCAACGCCACCATTTTACCAGGTGTAACCATCGGCGAAAATTCTGTAGTAGCTGCCGGAGCGGTAGTTTCTAAGGATGTTCCGGATAATACCATTGTAGGCGGAGTACCGGCCAAATTTATTAAAACAATAAAATAATTAATGATTGTTGGACCTAATGGTCCGAACCAATTAAAATAAATAACATGAGAAAGATAAGCCTATTTGTTCTTACATACCTAATGCTTTCGGGGCAGCCTTTTGCCCAAACAAAATCAAATGTACAATCAACCAAGAAGATAAAAGACGTAAATAAAACCGACCATTATACCTTTCAGTTAAGTGATAAGGTTACCCGGCAAGAAGTAACTTTTAAAAACCGTTATGGCATTACGCTAACCGGTGACTTGTATACGCCCAAAAATAGCGCCAATCAAAAACTGCCCGCTCTGGTATTGAGTGGTCCGTTTGGAGCAGTGAAAGAGCAATCTTCCGGTCTGTATGCCAACGAAATGGCCGCCCGGGGGTTTATAACCTTGGCCTTTGATCCTTCCTTCACCGGCGAAAGTGGTGGAGAAGTCCGTAATGTTGCTTCGCCTGATATTTTTACAGAAGATTTCAGCGCCGCGGTAGATTATATTGGCTTACTACCTACCGTTGACCGTAACCGTATTGGTGCTATCGGAATTTGTGGTTTGAGCGGTATGGCCCTTACGGCGGCCACCAGTGATACCCGGATTAAAGCGGTAGCCACCGCTTCTATGTATGATATGTCGCGTAGCATGAGCCGCAGCCATAAGGATAGCTACACCCTGGAACAGCGCCAGAAGGTTATGGATTACTTGAGTCAGCAGCGTTGGACGGATGCGGAGAATGGCAAATTTGCTTTAGGCTTACACGAAGTTCCGTTTGATAAAAACGGTAATCTGGTAAAAGGAACGCGCGTGCTTCCGGAAGCCTTACCAAAAAATCCGGCCCCGGTTTTAGCTGCTTTCTTCGATTATTACCGGACACCACGTGGTTTCCACGCCAGGTCCATCAACTCTACCACCGCCTGGACTGCTACCACACCTATGGCCTTCTTCAATTTCCCGTTGGCCGCAAACCTGGAGATGATTTCGCCTCGTCCGATAATGCTGATTGCCGGAGAAAATGCGCACTCGCGGTATTATTCGGAAGATGTTTATAAAATGGCTTCTGAGCCGAAACAGTTGGTAATTGTACCCAAGGCTGACCACGTAGATTTGTACGACCAAGTAAATATTATTCCTTTTGATAAATTAACTGCTTTTTTCAACGAGCATCTGAAAGCGGGGAAACCTGCGCCTAAAGAAAAAGCAGCTGCTTATGGTTCAGCTAATTGAGAATATTTAGAACATAAAACTTGCTATTATGAAAAATCAAATTGTAGTCATTTTTGCTTTAGTAACCTTGTTCAGCATAAGCTGTGATAACCAGGTAAAACAACAATCTTCTTCATCGGAAACAAATGCTATTTTCCCGAAAGGGGAATTAGGCCCAGCGGAAAACTTTACCGGCAAAGCCTGGGCCTACAGCCTGGTTCCGAATGACACCGTTTACAACACCCTGATGGGCAATGTTTATTTTGAACCGGGCGCCCGCAGTAACTGGCATATTCATCCGGCCGGGCAAATGTTGGTTATAACGGATGGCGTAGGTTATCACCAGATAAAAGGGCAACCCCGGCAAACCATTAAAAAAGGAGATGTGGTAAAATGCCCACCCAATGTGATGCATTGGCACGGGGCCAGTCCCAATACCGGATTGCAACAGATGTACATTATCCCTAATACAGAGAAGGGCATTGTAAAATGGTTGCACGCCGTTTCGGATGAAGAATACGCCAAGGCTAACTAAGGCTTAGAATAAAAATACGCAATAATCAGAAAAGTACATCAGAATAACTCTTTGCAGCAAAGGGTACTGTTTTGTTGCTGTAAAATAAACTAAAGCTCAAAAGCCATGAAGCATTCCCTAATTATCATTTTCTCACTATTCTCTCTCCTGACCAGTTTTGCTTCTTGTAACAAAGAAGCTTATGAGCCTAACAAGCTAAACACGGGTAGTACCAATGAGAACAATAATCCTAACTTAACAAGAAGTAAAATGAATATTACAATTGGTACCCATACGTTTACAGCCACGCTCTATGACAATGCTACCGCAACTGCCTTTAAAGCATTATTGCCATTAACCATTGATATGCAAGACCTGAATAACAACGAGAAATTCTTTGATTTTTCAAATGGTTTGCCAACCAACGCCGCCAACCTGGGAACTATCCAAACCGGTGATTTATTGCTGTATGGCTCCAACACCCTGGTGCTTTTTTACAAATCATTTACTACCTCTTATAGCTACACCAAACTGGGCCGGATTGATAATATAGCCGGGCTTAC
Proteins encoded in this region:
- a CDS encoding dienelactone hydrolase family protein, with the protein product MVKNTSASTSTEEKQKQRQALYQLLGRLPSRNRPISAKVVAREETEEIVIEKLLLDLNGLELVPAYFTKPKKVTGKIPVVLFNHSHFGQYEVGKNEFVKGRKEMQSPPYALALARAGYAGLCIDSWGFGERSGRPEIDIFKEMLWKGQVMWGMMVYDNLRALDYLETRPEVDTKRIATMGMSMGSTMAWWLAALDERIKVTVDLNCLTDFQALIEDKGLDRHGIYYYVPDLLNHFTTSSINALIAPRPHFGLAGSLDPLTPQKGLEKIDADLKKVYAAENASDAWKLKVYPVGHLETAEMRRDIMAFLKKWL
- a CDS encoding PIG-L deacetylase family protein; the encoded protein is MIKYLLCLFILFSVSLNSSGQNNKIRVLVFGAHPDDCDISSGGVAALYAAAGHAVKFVSLTNGDKGHQKISGGELAQRRYKETQEVARRLGVEYEVLDNHDGELMPTLENRLAVIKRIREWKADLVIAPRPNDYHPDHRYTGVLVQDASFLVIVPNILSSVPALANNPVFLYARDNFQRPNPFRPDIAIDITPVFGKKLDALDAHVSQVYEWLPWIDHDTSVPNAPEERKKWLAKRWLGRSQPNPEIKQTLEKWYGAERAAKVINVEAFEICEYGKRPTEADIRRLFPMLPVAKP
- the gap gene encoding type I glyceraldehyde-3-phosphate dehydrogenase, with translation MPKIQVAINGFGRIGRLTFKSLLGRENVEIVGINDLTDNNTLAHLLKYDSVHGKFNGTVTADEQSLTVNGQRIEVFAERDPKNLPWGKLGVDVVLESTGRFVDDVSAGAHLAAGAKKVVISAPAKGKVATVVLGVNENILTGEETIVSNASCTTNCLAPMAKILDDAFGIDRGYITTIHAYTSDQNLHDAPHKDLRRARAAALSIIPTSTGAAKAVGLVLPHLNGKLDGIAMRVPVPTGSLTDLTAILKSTPTKEEVNAAFKKAAEAEFKGILEYTEDPIVSVDIVGNTHSCIFDAEQTSISGNLVKVVGWYDNEAGYSARAADLIEMLANQVK
- a CDS encoding helix-turn-helix domain-containing protein, whose protein sequence is MFQIESDGAVSRLSSVFLELLKRQFLIESTDRPLRLKTALDYAQYLNVHVNYLNRAVLEVTGKPTTAHIADRIISEAKALLQHTNWNIANIAYALGFEYPTYFNNYFKRISGTNPKS
- a CDS encoding AraC family transcriptional regulator, which encodes MEKEKMDKVILLKAEGNLELPDDFILHFHTHIFCHRGSLSFLFNDRPYKCKAGEFVFWFADSNLANLTFSKNIKATVLLVEKDFLFANIPDQSWSIDVLLHSKENPILHLNDKTYKQKVLSNFHLLSDKFLETGHRFYSEVLKLQMQLFILEMWHTFANEYEHRKRTLESGSLYERFMQLLQEHCMKEREVQFYANRLHITAKYLNYICKQNTDITASEWIQRYARERIMLLLQNKNLNISEIADEMNFSSRSFFTRYVRKVLGVPPKEYRERLGD
- a CDS encoding sugar O-acetyltransferase; this encodes MKTQPDIFQRLLNGETIPFNDADYSQIMHACNDTRGLLVRLNNEANPEAIRKLLGQITASEIDRTSMVFPPFQINYGKNTKIGKNVFINFDCTFLDLGGITIEDNVMLAPKVCLLSEGHPVSVNDRQMLTAGKIHIKKNAWIGANATILPGVTIGENSVVAAGAVVSKDVPDNTIVGGVPAKFIKTIK
- a CDS encoding alpha/beta hydrolase — its product is MRKISLFVLTYLMLSGQPFAQTKSNVQSTKKIKDVNKTDHYTFQLSDKVTRQEVTFKNRYGITLTGDLYTPKNSANQKLPALVLSGPFGAVKEQSSGLYANEMAARGFITLAFDPSFTGESGGEVRNVASPDIFTEDFSAAVDYIGLLPTVDRNRIGAIGICGLSGMALTAATSDTRIKAVATASMYDMSRSMSRSHKDSYTLEQRQKVMDYLSQQRWTDAENGKFALGLHEVPFDKNGNLVKGTRVLPEALPKNPAPVLAAFFDYYRTPRGFHARSINSTTAWTATTPMAFFNFPLAANLEMISPRPIMLIAGENAHSRYYSEDVYKMASEPKQLVIVPKADHVDLYDQVNIIPFDKLTAFFNEHLKAGKPAPKEKAAAYGSAN
- a CDS encoding cupin domain-containing protein produces the protein MKNQIVVIFALVTLFSISCDNQVKQQSSSSETNAIFPKGELGPAENFTGKAWAYSLVPNDTVYNTLMGNVYFEPGARSNWHIHPAGQMLVITDGVGYHQIKGQPRQTIKKGDVVKCPPNVMHWHGASPNTGLQQMYIIPNTEKGIVKWLHAVSDEEYAKAN
- a CDS encoding cyclophilin-like fold protein → MKHSLIIIFSLFSLLTSFASCNKEAYEPNKLNTGSTNENNNPNLTRSKMNITIGTHTFTATLYDNATATAFKALLPLTIDMQDLNNNEKFFDFSNGLPTNAANLGTIQTGDLLLYGSNTLVLFYKSFTTSYSYTKLGRIDNIAGLTAALGSGNATVTFALE